One stretch of Pigmentiphaga aceris DNA includes these proteins:
- the mnmE gene encoding tRNA uridine-5-carboxymethylaminomethyl(34) synthesis GTPase MnmE, translating into MTSDHDPIAAIATAPGRGGIGVVRVSGRNIDTLVEALLGRTELKARHAYFLPFLDADGNAIDEGIALRFEAPHSYTGEHVLELQGHGGPMVMRRLLARCLEAGKALGLRLAEPGEFTRRAFLNDRLDLAQAEAVADLIDASSEAAARSAVASMTGAFSHEVNALGDQIVGLRMLVEATLDFPEEEIEFLEKYDARRTLAGIRSELVRLLARARQGAILREGLHVVLAGRPNVGKSSLLNALAGDEVAIVTPIAGTTRDKVVQQIVIDGVALHIVDTAGLRETDDTVERLGIERTWAEIAKADVIIHLQDATAQTETLDEDIARRLPPRTPVFQVFNKVDLLTDQTFGASAWGTGAANRPSDAAYPTDNRLGMGTASEPADVPQDAEPIRLAISARTGDGLDALRQALLAVAGWNPGAESPYLARERHLQALLKAQDHLDEADAHAAQSDRVLDLFAEELRLAHDALTSITGAFTSDDLLGVIFSRFCIGK; encoded by the coding sequence ATGACATCCGACCACGACCCTATTGCTGCGATTGCCACTGCCCCAGGACGAGGTGGCATTGGTGTCGTTCGCGTGTCGGGACGCAATATCGACACGCTGGTCGAGGCCTTGCTTGGCCGCACGGAATTGAAAGCGCGTCATGCGTATTTCCTGCCGTTCCTGGATGCCGACGGCAATGCCATCGACGAAGGCATTGCGCTGCGTTTCGAGGCTCCGCACTCCTACACCGGCGAACACGTGCTGGAACTGCAAGGCCATGGCGGGCCGATGGTGATGCGGCGGCTGCTGGCGCGCTGTCTGGAAGCGGGCAAGGCGCTGGGCCTGCGGCTGGCCGAACCCGGGGAATTCACGCGCCGTGCATTTCTGAATGACCGGCTGGATCTGGCGCAGGCGGAAGCAGTGGCCGACCTGATCGATGCATCGTCGGAGGCCGCCGCGCGCAGTGCGGTGGCGTCGATGACGGGTGCGTTTTCGCACGAGGTGAATGCGCTGGGCGATCAGATCGTGGGCTTGCGCATGCTGGTGGAAGCCACGCTGGATTTCCCGGAAGAAGAGATCGAGTTCCTGGAAAAGTATGACGCCCGTCGCACGCTGGCCGGGATTCGCAGTGAACTGGTCAGGCTGCTGGCGCGTGCACGTCAGGGTGCGATTCTGCGTGAAGGGCTGCATGTGGTGCTGGCCGGGCGGCCGAACGTGGGCAAGTCGAGTCTGCTGAATGCGCTGGCGGGGGATGAGGTAGCGATCGTCACCCCGATTGCTGGCACCACGCGCGACAAGGTGGTGCAGCAGATCGTGATCGATGGCGTGGCGCTGCACATCGTTGACACGGCAGGGCTGCGCGAGACCGATGACACGGTCGAGCGGCTGGGCATCGAGCGCACCTGGGCAGAGATCGCCAAGGCGGATGTGATCATCCATCTGCAAGATGCAACGGCGCAGACCGAAACCCTGGACGAGGACATTGCGCGCAGACTGCCGCCACGCACGCCGGTCTTCCAGGTGTTCAACAAGGTGGATCTGCTGACGGACCAGACCTTCGGTGCCTCGGCGTGGGGAACGGGAGCCGCAAACCGTCCGTCGGATGCTGCGTACCCCACAGACAACAGATTGGGCATGGGAACGGCCAGTGAACCTGCCGACGTGCCGCAAGATGCAGAACCCATCCGTTTGGCCATCTCTGCACGCACCGGTGACGGCCTGGATGCGCTGCGCCAGGCGCTGCTGGCAGTTGCCGGATGGAACCCAGGTGCCGAGAGCCCTTACCTGGCCCGCGAACGCCACCTGCAGGCGTTGCTGAAGGCCCAAGACCACCTGGACGAAGCCGATGCCCATGCAGCACAAAGCGACCGCGTGCTGGACTTGTTCGCAGAAGAGTTGCGACTGGCGCACGATGCGCTGACGAGCATCACGGGCGCGTTTACCAGTGATGACTTGCTGGGGGTGATTTTCTCGCGGTTCTGCATCGGCAAGTGA